The following are encoded together in the Streptomyces rapamycinicus NRRL 5491 genome:
- a CDS encoding winged helix-turn-helix domain-containing protein produces MTNLRGLSSASAAPTGPSLPPARQRLRAVAPDEVPPVAELLHPGATWLPAPPHTVPALPGHPPMVGYLVLVPADRQVPEAAGPPTEGVPAVSGDELIRIDPDQRTAEIAGRPLDLTYLEFELLSHLVAHPHRVHTRDQLVTTVWGYGHVGDGRTVDVHVARLRRKMGAEHRGTIVTVRRVGYKYVPTV; encoded by the coding sequence ATGACGAACCTCCGTGGCCTGTCGTCCGCCTCCGCGGCCCCGACCGGCCCATCCCTGCCACCCGCCCGCCAGCGGCTGCGAGCCGTCGCACCCGACGAGGTGCCACCGGTCGCCGAGCTGCTGCACCCCGGCGCCACCTGGCTGCCCGCTCCCCCGCACACCGTGCCCGCACTCCCCGGCCATCCGCCGATGGTCGGCTATCTGGTGCTGGTCCCGGCCGACCGGCAGGTGCCCGAGGCGGCGGGCCCGCCCACGGAGGGGGTTCCGGCGGTGTCGGGTGACGAGCTGATCCGGATCGACCCCGACCAGCGCACCGCCGAGATCGCCGGGCGGCCGCTGGACCTGACGTACCTCGAGTTCGAGCTGCTGAGCCATCTCGTCGCCCATCCGCACCGGGTGCACACCCGCGACCAGCTGGTGACCACGGTGTGGGGTTACGGCCATGTCGGCGACGGTCGGACCGTCGATGTCCATGTGGCCCGGCTGCGCCGCAAGATGGGCGCCGAGCACCGGGGGACGATCGTGACGGTGCGGCGGGTGGGGTACAAGTACGTGCCCACCGTCTGA
- a CDS encoding DUF2848 domain-containing protein encodes MTTKPSQPAAQSAPSSLTFELPDGSLHHVEVVQVLNAGYAGRSQEDVAAHVAELAELGVPAPSVTPALYPVAPYLAQQTGRVSVQHSRTSGEAEWALVVAADGELLLTAACDHTDRELEVHGVAWSKNAAPDVLATRAWRLSDVAPRLDDLTLRAWVTHDGEETEVQSGTLAELLPPAYWVEVLRERGDLVPGTVLISGTIPMAEGVDQFAGRWRVELGDPATGRTIECSYDVVPLPEPIG; translated from the coding sequence ATGACAACGAAGCCGTCGCAGCCCGCAGCACAGTCCGCCCCGTCCTCGCTCACCTTCGAACTCCCCGATGGCTCCCTGCACCACGTGGAGGTCGTCCAGGTGCTCAACGCGGGCTACGCGGGACGCAGCCAGGAGGACGTGGCCGCCCATGTGGCCGAGCTCGCCGAGCTGGGCGTGCCCGCACCCTCCGTGACGCCCGCCCTCTACCCGGTCGCCCCCTATCTGGCCCAGCAGACCGGCCGCGTCAGCGTCCAGCACTCCCGCACCTCGGGCGAGGCCGAGTGGGCGCTGGTCGTGGCCGCGGACGGGGAGCTGCTGCTGACCGCGGCCTGCGACCACACCGACCGGGAGCTGGAGGTCCACGGCGTGGCCTGGAGCAAGAACGCGGCCCCCGACGTGCTGGCCACCCGCGCCTGGCGGCTGTCCGATGTGGCGCCCCGCCTCGACGACCTGACGCTCCGCGCCTGGGTCACGCACGACGGCGAGGAGACCGAGGTGCAGAGCGGCACCCTGGCCGAGCTGCTGCCGCCCGCGTACTGGGTCGAGGTGCTGCGCGAACGCGGTGACCTGGTGCCCGGCACCGTGTTGATCTCCGGCACCATCCCGATGGCCGAGGGCGTGGACCAGTTCGCCGGGCGCTGGCGGGTGGAGCTGGGCGACCCGGCCACCGGCCGGACCATCGAGTGCTCCTACGACGTGGTCCCGCTGCCCGAGCCGATCGGCTGA
- a CDS encoding 5-carboxymethyl-2-hydroxymuconate Delta-isomerase — protein MPHIVVEYSDTLTDAFDRPGFGAALHPVVAKTVDTAVAGCKTRFRRIEEAHLADGAEGLAMIHIEVSILSGRDAETKRELSAAVVEVARAHVSPVPGLTVQTTVDVRDLDRDCYQKHEAAHPA, from the coding sequence ATGCCGCACATCGTCGTCGAATACTCCGACACCCTGACCGACGCGTTCGACCGCCCCGGGTTCGGTGCCGCACTGCACCCGGTGGTCGCCAAGACCGTCGACACGGCGGTGGCGGGCTGCAAGACCCGGTTCCGGCGGATAGAGGAGGCCCATCTCGCGGACGGCGCCGAGGGCCTCGCCATGATCCACATCGAGGTGTCGATCCTGTCCGGGCGCGACGCGGAGACCAAGCGGGAGCTGTCCGCCGCGGTGGTGGAGGTGGCGCGCGCCCATGTCTCGCCGGTGCCGGGGCTGACCGTGCAGACCACCGTTGACGTGCGGGATCTCGACCGGGACTGCTACCAGAAGCATGAGGCGGCCCATCCCGCCTGA
- a CDS encoding MMPL family transporter, with protein MSATRKGLAVRLGGWSIRHRKTAIVGWLLFVVVVAVVGGMSGSRQMTNSENSTGDSARAEKILEDAGLQTPAGEMVMLRGDRPDAWRDAARDLLARLERTGETVRVQPPVRSEDGREALISFEMKGDPDTAGERVGPVVEAVEKTESAHRGVVAYEFGDATAQHRLDDMLTDDFKKAELTAVPLALGILLVVFGALVAALLPVLLAVTACVGTFGLLALVSHQLPLFDSTNSVMFLVGLAVGVDYSLFYLRRERDERAAGRDAGTALRIAAATSGRAVLISGVTVMLAMAGMFLSGLMLFHGFAVATILVVLMAMLGSVTVLPAMLSWLGDRIDAGRVPLLNRRRKKGVHASGGLSGRLMRPVLARPKLFAAVSGVLLLVLCAPAVGMKTEQLGLEKQFGSDAPITVAYQEITGSFPGGPAPAEVVLRSDEVGSARFDAAVADFKKELAASGRFGKTVDVEAHRTEGVARIEVPLAGDGQDATSRRALDTLKEDLVPRVLGPVSDQVYVTGELASSRDFNDQLKTDIAPVFLFIAAVTFVLMLLCFRSLPIAIVSILLNLLSVGAAYGTMTAVFQHGWGAEWLGMEPAGAIEGWMPLFVLVILFGLSMDYHVFVVSRIREAHERGLTTRDAIREGIRTTAGSVTGAAAIMVAVFAVFALLRMQDMQQMGVGLAVAVLVDATLVRMVLLPSVMALLGERNWYLPRALRWLPNVSHGEEPVERPRPPLVGAGR; from the coding sequence ATGAGCGCAACGAGGAAGGGCCTGGCCGTGCGGCTGGGTGGGTGGAGCATCCGCCACCGCAAGACCGCGATCGTCGGATGGCTGCTGTTCGTCGTGGTCGTCGCCGTGGTCGGGGGAATGTCGGGGTCCCGGCAGATGACCAACTCCGAGAACAGTACGGGCGATTCCGCACGCGCCGAGAAGATCCTGGAGGACGCGGGCCTCCAGACCCCGGCCGGCGAGATGGTGATGCTGCGCGGCGACCGCCCGGACGCCTGGCGGGACGCGGCCCGCGACCTCTTGGCGCGGCTGGAGCGTACGGGCGAGACGGTGCGCGTCCAGCCCCCGGTGCGCTCGGAGGACGGACGGGAGGCACTGATCAGCTTTGAGATGAAGGGCGACCCGGATACGGCCGGGGAGCGGGTCGGTCCCGTCGTCGAGGCGGTGGAGAAGACCGAATCGGCCCATCGGGGCGTCGTGGCCTACGAGTTCGGCGACGCCACCGCCCAGCATCGGCTCGACGACATGCTGACCGACGACTTCAAGAAGGCCGAGCTGACCGCCGTACCGCTGGCGCTGGGCATCCTGCTGGTGGTCTTCGGGGCGCTGGTGGCCGCGCTGCTGCCGGTGCTGCTCGCGGTGACCGCCTGCGTCGGCACCTTCGGACTGCTCGCCCTCGTCAGCCACCAGCTGCCCCTGTTCGACTCCACCAACTCGGTGATGTTCCTGGTGGGCCTGGCAGTCGGCGTCGACTACTCGCTGTTCTACCTGCGGCGGGAGCGCGATGAGCGGGCCGCGGGCCGGGACGCCGGGACCGCGCTGCGGATCGCGGCCGCCACCAGCGGCCGGGCGGTGCTGATCTCCGGGGTCACGGTCATGCTGGCGATGGCCGGGATGTTCCTGTCCGGGCTGATGCTGTTCCACGGCTTCGCGGTGGCCACCATCCTGGTCGTGCTGATGGCGATGCTCGGCTCGGTGACCGTGCTGCCCGCGATGCTGTCCTGGCTGGGCGACCGGATCGACGCCGGGCGGGTGCCGCTGCTGAACCGCCGCCGGAAGAAGGGCGTGCACGCCAGCGGTGGCCTCTCCGGCAGGCTGATGCGGCCGGTCCTGGCCAGGCCGAAGCTGTTCGCCGCCGTATCGGGCGTACTGCTGCTGGTGCTGTGCGCGCCCGCCGTCGGGATGAAGACCGAACAGCTCGGCCTGGAGAAGCAGTTCGGTTCCGACGCCCCCATCACCGTGGCGTACCAGGAGATCACCGGCTCCTTCCCCGGCGGCCCCGCCCCGGCCGAGGTGGTGCTGCGCTCCGACGAGGTCGGCTCCGCCCGCTTCGACGCGGCCGTGGCGGACTTCAAGAAGGAGCTCGCCGCGTCCGGACGGTTCGGGAAGACGGTCGACGTCGAGGCGCACCGTACGGAGGGGGTGGCCCGGATCGAGGTGCCGCTCGCCGGGGACGGTCAGGACGCCACCTCCCGGCGCGCCCTGGACACCCTCAAGGAGGACCTGGTGCCGAGGGTCCTCGGACCGGTCTCCGACCAGGTGTACGTGACCGGTGAGCTCGCCTCCAGCCGCGACTTCAACGACCAGCTGAAGACCGACATCGCACCGGTCTTCCTCTTCATCGCCGCCGTGACCTTCGTACTGATGCTGCTCTGCTTCCGGTCGCTGCCGATCGCGATCGTCTCGATCCTGCTCAACCTGCTGTCGGTGGGTGCCGCGTACGGCACGATGACCGCCGTCTTCCAGCACGGCTGGGGCGCGGAGTGGCTGGGGATGGAGCCGGCCGGGGCGATCGAGGGGTGGATGCCGCTGTTCGTCCTCGTCATCCTCTTCGGACTGTCGATGGACTACCACGTGTTCGTGGTCTCGCGGATCCGGGAGGCCCATGAGCGGGGGCTCACCACCCGGGACGCGATCCGCGAGGGCATCCGGACGACGGCGGGCTCGGTCACCGGGGCGGCCGCCATCATGGTCGCCGTGTTCGCGGTCTTCGCGCTGCTGCGGATGCAGGACATGCAGCAGATGGGCGTCGGGCTCGCGGTCGCGGTGCTGGTGGACGCCACGCTGGTGCGGATGGTGCTGCTGCCCTCGGTGATGGCGCTGCTCGGGGAGCGCAACTGGTATCTGCCGCGCGCCCTGCGGTGGCTGCCGAACGTGAGCCACGGCGAGGAGCCGGTGGAGCGGCCGCGGCCGCCGCTGGTGGGGGCGGGTCGCTGA
- a CDS encoding SPW repeat protein, with the protein MADVSRARGDITGHPDVSEMRERYARMMDARDVVFLDGPVLLAGLYFAISPWVVHFSGTSPNLMVNNLVLGITIALLGLGLTTAPRRMYSLCWAMSAIGVWMIISPWVVARGADAGMIVNNVVVGAITCLFGLIAAGMVMRKGRET; encoded by the coding sequence ATGGCCGACGTCTCACGTGCGAGAGGCGATATAACGGGCCACCCCGACGTGTCCGAGATGCGGGAGCGCTACGCACGCATGATGGACGCGCGGGACGTTGTCTTCCTCGACGGGCCGGTGCTTCTCGCCGGTCTGTACTTCGCCATCTCTCCCTGGGTGGTGCACTTCTCGGGCACCAGCCCCAACCTCATGGTCAACAACCTCGTCCTCGGTATCACCATCGCCCTGCTGGGTCTCGGCCTCACCACGGCGCCGAGGAGGATGTACAGCCTGTGCTGGGCCATGTCCGCGATCGGCGTATGGATGATCATTTCCCCCTGGGTGGTCGCCCGGGGCGCCGATGCCGGGATGATCGTGAACAATGTCGTCGTGGGTGCCATCACCTGCCTGTTCGGCCTGATCGCGGCCGGCATGGTGATGCGGAAGGGCAGGGAAACCTGA